The Tubulanus polymorphus chromosome 1, tnTubPoly1.2, whole genome shotgun sequence genome contains a region encoding:
- the LOC141915058 gene encoding uncharacterized protein LOC141915058 isoform X1: MMEVMRFQTLLHFLCAWAFVVVVITISPANSKENICEADLKCGYTLVDDKEHVQLIENGTSLPSPEGDGLEQLVKRCAEYCCETETCSVALFNTTSKHCFRVKVDKQFIHWSNKSDVCGIVVQRETLTTGSTKTTRASTDKSTQTISVGIDKSLLDKSAYITASVAPIDDHSSKVGAKVLGATPKSDNEKLDELVNKTAAKLAEILQQHGNHNITATTTGGTKASTVPLTTSNVKTGSQTTTNNQNTVVAAISNSKTPPSQVTSTPQPILSNGNSLSTTDSPTSPKTASSPSIDTVTGTNNVTISLVVNSTIPTNSSSVASNPTNSVTVTPTALTGVTNNTSAVTSSSSSNSTTISPEATLNNVSSSVASTFPATTAASSTNATAVSSNCTTANCSAEAAITNNNNNNNNAQPTMKGTLVAALVCGIIFVVVMTVIVGKRLYDGYQRRQYSKVDYLINEEAATHNYETVD, encoded by the exons ATGATGGAAGTG ATGAGGTTTCAAACTCTCCTCCATTTCTTATGTGCGTGGGCTTTCGTGGTTGTAGTTATAACAATATCACCAGCCAATTCAAAAGAGAACATTTGCGAAGCAGATTTAAAATGTGGATATACACTAGTTGATGACAAGGAACATGTCCAGTTGATCGAGAATGGTACATCTCTACCTTCTCCAGAAGGGGATGGGTTGGAACAATTGGTCAAACGATGTGCCGAATATTGTTGCGAAACAG AAACGTGCTCAGTGGCTCTTTTTAATACAACTTCAAAGCATTGCTTCCGAGTGAAGGTAGATAAACAGTTTATCCATTGGTCAAATAAGTCTGATGTTTGTGGTATTGTGGTACAGAGAGAAACATTAACGACTGGCTCAACAAAAACCACAAGAGCATCAACGGACAAATCAACTCAAACTATATCAGTCG GTATTGATAAGTCGTTACTAGACAAATCAGCGTATATCACCGCGTCTGTTG CACCCATAGACGATCACTCATCAAAGGTCGGTGCAAAAGTCTTAGGAGCTACTCCGAAAAGCGATAATGAAAAACTTGATGAGTTGGTCAATAAAACGGCTGCTAAACTTGCTGAAATACTACAACAGCATGGAAATCACAACATAACAG CTACAACGACTGGTGGGACTAAGGCATCCACTGTACCACTCACTACCAGTAACGTCAAGACGGGATCACAAacaactaccaataaccaAAATACGGTGGTGGCAGCTATCTCAAATTCTAAAACTCCACCTTCTCAAGTAACTTCCACTCCTCAACCGATTCTTTCCAATGGTAATTCTTTATCAACTACTGATTCCCCTACTTCACCAAAAACGGCTTCATCTCCTTCAATCGATACAGTTACAGGCACTAACAACGTTACAATCTCATTAGTCGTGAATTCTACTATTCCCACCAATTCCTCAAGCGTTGCTTCGAACCCAacaaactctgtcactgtcacaCCGACTGCATTAACAGGTGTTACAAACAACACTTCTGCGGTCACTTCCTCTTCTTCATCAAACTCTACTACTATTTCTCCAGAAGCAACACTTAACAATGTTTCGTCCAGTGTTGCGTCTACTTTTCCAGCCACTACAGCTGCTTCCTCGACAAACGCTACTGCAGTGTCTTCAAATTGTACGACAGCGAATTGTTCAGCCGAAGCAGCTATAAcgaataacaacaacaacaacaacaatgcgCAACCAACGATGAAGGGGACCCTGGTAGCGGCCTTAGTGTGCGGAATAATCTTCGTGGTAGTGATGACAGTAATAGTTGGAAAACGGCTGTACGACGGTTACCAGAGAAGACAGTATTCAAAAGTTGACTACTTGATTAATG AGGAAGCTGCCACACATAATTACGAAACGGTCGATTAA
- the LOC141915058 gene encoding uncharacterized protein LOC141915058 isoform X3: MMEVMRFQTLLHFLCAWAFVVVVITISPANSKENICEADLKCGYTLVDDKEHVQLIENGTSLPSPEGDGLEQLVKRCAEYCCETETCSVALFNTTSKHCFRVKVDKQFIHWSNKSDVCGIVVQRETLTTGSTKTTRASTDKSTQTISVGIDKSLLDKSAYITASVAPIDDHSSKVGAKVLGATPKSDNEKLDELVNKTAAKLAEILQQHGNHNITATTTGGTKASTVPLTTSNVKTGSQTTTNNQNTVVAAISNSKTPPSQVTSTPQPILSNATTAASSTNATAVSSNCTTANCSAEAAITNNNNNNNNAQPTMKGTLVAALVCGIIFVVVMTVIVGKRLYDGYQRRQYSKVDYLINEEAATHNYETVD, translated from the exons ATGATGGAAGTG ATGAGGTTTCAAACTCTCCTCCATTTCTTATGTGCGTGGGCTTTCGTGGTTGTAGTTATAACAATATCACCAGCCAATTCAAAAGAGAACATTTGCGAAGCAGATTTAAAATGTGGATATACACTAGTTGATGACAAGGAACATGTCCAGTTGATCGAGAATGGTACATCTCTACCTTCTCCAGAAGGGGATGGGTTGGAACAATTGGTCAAACGATGTGCCGAATATTGTTGCGAAACAG AAACGTGCTCAGTGGCTCTTTTTAATACAACTTCAAAGCATTGCTTCCGAGTGAAGGTAGATAAACAGTTTATCCATTGGTCAAATAAGTCTGATGTTTGTGGTATTGTGGTACAGAGAGAAACATTAACGACTGGCTCAACAAAAACCACAAGAGCATCAACGGACAAATCAACTCAAACTATATCAGTCG GTATTGATAAGTCGTTACTAGACAAATCAGCGTATATCACCGCGTCTGTTG CACCCATAGACGATCACTCATCAAAGGTCGGTGCAAAAGTCTTAGGAGCTACTCCGAAAAGCGATAATGAAAAACTTGATGAGTTGGTCAATAAAACGGCTGCTAAACTTGCTGAAATACTACAACAGCATGGAAATCACAACATAACAG CTACAACGACTGGTGGGACTAAGGCATCCACTGTACCACTCACTACCAGTAACGTCAAGACGGGATCACAAacaactaccaataaccaAAATACGGTGGTGGCAGCTATCTCAAATTCTAAAACTCCACCTTCTCAAGTAACTTCCACTCCTCAACCGATTCTTTCCAATG CCACTACAGCTGCTTCCTCGACAAACGCTACTGCAGTGTCTTCAAATTGTACGACAGCGAATTGTTCAGCCGAAGCAGCTATAAcgaataacaacaacaacaacaacaatgcgCAACCAACGATGAAGGGGACCCTGGTAGCGGCCTTAGTGTGCGGAATAATCTTCGTGGTAGTGATGACAGTAATAGTTGGAAAACGGCTGTACGACGGTTACCAGAGAAGACAGTATTCAAAAGTTGACTACTTGATTAATG AGGAAGCTGCCACACATAATTACGAAACGGTCGATTAA
- the LOC141915058 gene encoding uncharacterized protein LOC141915058 isoform X2, translating into MMEVMRFQTLLHFLCAWAFVVVVITISPANSKENICEADLKCGYTLVDDKEHVQLIENGTSLPSPEGDGLEQLVKRCAEYCCETETCSVALFNTTSKHCFRVKVDKQFIHWSNKSDVCGIVVQRETLTTGSTKTTRASTDKSTQTISVAPIDDHSSKVGAKVLGATPKSDNEKLDELVNKTAAKLAEILQQHGNHNITATTTGGTKASTVPLTTSNVKTGSQTTTNNQNTVVAAISNSKTPPSQVTSTPQPILSNGNSLSTTDSPTSPKTASSPSIDTVTGTNNVTISLVVNSTIPTNSSSVASNPTNSVTVTPTALTGVTNNTSAVTSSSSSNSTTISPEATLNNVSSSVASTFPATTAASSTNATAVSSNCTTANCSAEAAITNNNNNNNNAQPTMKGTLVAALVCGIIFVVVMTVIVGKRLYDGYQRRQYSKVDYLINEEAATHNYETVD; encoded by the exons ATGATGGAAGTG ATGAGGTTTCAAACTCTCCTCCATTTCTTATGTGCGTGGGCTTTCGTGGTTGTAGTTATAACAATATCACCAGCCAATTCAAAAGAGAACATTTGCGAAGCAGATTTAAAATGTGGATATACACTAGTTGATGACAAGGAACATGTCCAGTTGATCGAGAATGGTACATCTCTACCTTCTCCAGAAGGGGATGGGTTGGAACAATTGGTCAAACGATGTGCCGAATATTGTTGCGAAACAG AAACGTGCTCAGTGGCTCTTTTTAATACAACTTCAAAGCATTGCTTCCGAGTGAAGGTAGATAAACAGTTTATCCATTGGTCAAATAAGTCTGATGTTTGTGGTATTGTGGTACAGAGAGAAACATTAACGACTGGCTCAACAAAAACCACAAGAGCATCAACGGACAAATCAACTCAAACTATATCAGTCG CACCCATAGACGATCACTCATCAAAGGTCGGTGCAAAAGTCTTAGGAGCTACTCCGAAAAGCGATAATGAAAAACTTGATGAGTTGGTCAATAAAACGGCTGCTAAACTTGCTGAAATACTACAACAGCATGGAAATCACAACATAACAG CTACAACGACTGGTGGGACTAAGGCATCCACTGTACCACTCACTACCAGTAACGTCAAGACGGGATCACAAacaactaccaataaccaAAATACGGTGGTGGCAGCTATCTCAAATTCTAAAACTCCACCTTCTCAAGTAACTTCCACTCCTCAACCGATTCTTTCCAATGGTAATTCTTTATCAACTACTGATTCCCCTACTTCACCAAAAACGGCTTCATCTCCTTCAATCGATACAGTTACAGGCACTAACAACGTTACAATCTCATTAGTCGTGAATTCTACTATTCCCACCAATTCCTCAAGCGTTGCTTCGAACCCAacaaactctgtcactgtcacaCCGACTGCATTAACAGGTGTTACAAACAACACTTCTGCGGTCACTTCCTCTTCTTCATCAAACTCTACTACTATTTCTCCAGAAGCAACACTTAACAATGTTTCGTCCAGTGTTGCGTCTACTTTTCCAGCCACTACAGCTGCTTCCTCGACAAACGCTACTGCAGTGTCTTCAAATTGTACGACAGCGAATTGTTCAGCCGAAGCAGCTATAAcgaataacaacaacaacaacaacaatgcgCAACCAACGATGAAGGGGACCCTGGTAGCGGCCTTAGTGTGCGGAATAATCTTCGTGGTAGTGATGACAGTAATAGTTGGAAAACGGCTGTACGACGGTTACCAGAGAAGACAGTATTCAAAAGTTGACTACTTGATTAATG AGGAAGCTGCCACACATAATTACGAAACGGTCGATTAA
- the LOC141915067 gene encoding uncharacterized protein LOC141915067, whose product MKSSNSVEEDGLSAVSMVDCMKACCNITGCNIAIYTFGSYSRCFLGEIPSNEVEYKASATSHAIYISRDKRQTHVISHKDSAIEDGDANKHINDEILEESKRKMQEEIMKNAQSGDGSEDDDLTVAETYHDLPPAPSSDKVSSSLPITSTNIVPLDNAPVPDTADDLPPVPDTNSDRVHATNDNADLDTTTSAPLIDNTANNSNDEYHQTVSESVAGGNNSFVNAASSTEDNINARARATRPMTGVMILGLVCGVLFVVAALAIIWKKAYEHYSRRLYWRLGREYNVDEEDDDAD is encoded by the exons ATGAAGTCTTCCAACAGCGTCGAGGAGGATGGACTATCAGCTGTTTCTATGGTAGACTGCATGAAGGCATGCTGCAACATAA CTGGCTGTAACATTGCTATTTATACTTTCGGGTCTTATAGTCGTTGTTTTCTGGGAGAAATACCATCAAATGAAGTTGAATATAAAGCAAGTGCCACCTCCCATGCCATTTACATTTCGCGTGACAAAAGACAAACACATGTCATTAGTCACAAGGATTCAGCGATAGAAGATGGTGACGCGAATAAACatatcaatgatgaaatattgGAGGAATCAAAACGTAAGATGCAAGAAGAAATCATGAAAAATGCACAATCAG GTGATGGTTCCGAGGATGACGACTTGACTGTAGCCGAGACCTACCATGACCTTCCTCCTGCACCATCGAGTGACAAGGTCTCTTCGAGTCTCCCCATAACGTCTACAAACATTGTACCTCTTGACAATGCTCCTGTGCCAGATACTGCAGACGATCTCCCTCCTGTGCCAGATACTAATTCAGACCGCGTACATGCCACCAATGATAACGCCGATTTGGATACTACCACGAGTGCTCCTTTAATCGACAATACTGCGAACAATTCTAATGATGAATATCATCAGACCGTTAGCGAATCGGTCGCTGGTGGAAATAATAGTTTCGTTAACGCAGCGTCTTCGACTGAAGATAACATCAATGCACGGGCCCGCGCGACCAGGCCAATGACAGGTGTGATGATTTTGGGATTGGTCTGCGGGGTTTTATTTGTAGTAGCAGCACTCGCGATAATTTGGAAAAAGGCTTACGAACATTATTCAAGAAGGTTATATTGGAGACTGGGAAGAG AATATAACGTGGACGAAGAAGATGACGACGCCGACTAA
- the LOC141915065 gene encoding galectin-4-like: protein MYDIHNPRIPYTGIIPGGVRDGTMITIRGSTTFSKHFSIGLHDGSPSGNAILYLNPRIDEGCIVRNSFYQNKWGAEERDGGMPIYKSSPFEIMILVQRDCFMIAVNGTHFAKFHHRFPKESATTLQITGSVHIKHIHYPPAAMAPGFPPVPPAGPTGPGIYPPPAGSAFPGGCCPPPPRPPPAGFAPPTQSHMPNTFFNPPLPFTHKVVGGLKEGNTIQISGKTKHHGQRWTINLTSDKQKRDIALHFDVRIHMGFHQKVVVMNSSLAGQWQTEEHDSTRFPFKPGHQFDLSLRVNPTGYQIYVNGGQHCYSFGHRHPFRNVKFVNIEGDIDVTTLSIM, encoded by the exons ATGTACGATATTCACAATCCC CGCATTCCCTACACCGGGATCATTCCTGGTGGTGTCCGCGATGGTACAATGATTACAATTAGAGGTAGTACAACTTTCAGTAAGCA TTTTAGTATTGGTCTGCATGATGGTTCTCCATCGGGTAATGCCATTCTGTATCTGAACCCACGAATTGATGAGGGCTGTATCGTACGTAATTCATTTTACCAAAACAAATGGGGAGCTGAGGAAAGAGACGGTGGTATGCCGATCTACAAATCGAGTCCCTTCGAGATTATGATACTGGTACAACGAGATTGTTTTATG ATAGCTGTAAACGGTACGCACTTCGCTAAGTTCCATCACCGCTTTCCAAAAGAGTCGGCTACCACGTTGCAAATCACCGGATCCGTTCATATTAAACACATACATTATCCACCGGCAGCGATGGCACCCGGCTTTCCACCAGTTCCACCGGCAGGACCTACAGGCCCAGGAATCTACCCACCACCAGCAGGCTCTGCATTCCCTGGAGGTTGTTGTCCACCGCCGCCTAGGCCACCACCAGCCGGATTTGCGCCACCGACACAATCGCATATGCCCAATACTTTCTTCAACCCG CCATTGCCGTTTACGCACAAGGTAGTCGGAGGTTTGAAAGAGGGAAATACGATTCAAATCTCTGGAAAAACTAAACATCATGGGCAAAG ATGGACCATTAACCTGACGTCTGATAAACAGAAACGTGACATCGCACTTCATTTTGACGTGCGTATTCACATGGGCTTTCATCAAAAAGTCGTAGTGATGAATTCGTCTCTTGCTGGACAATGGCAAACGGAAGAGCATGACAGTACGAGATTTCCATTCAAACCAGGGCATCAATTCGACCTCTCACTGAGAGTGAATCCTACAGGATATCAG ATATACGTGAATGGTGGTCAGCATTGCTATTCATTCGGTCACCGTCATCCTTTCCGAAATGTCAAGTTTGTGAATATTGAAGGCGATATTGACGTGACAACCTTAAGTATTATGTAA